One genomic window of Nakamurella panacisegetis includes the following:
- the rpsJ gene encoding 30S ribosomal protein S10 has translation MAGQKIRIRLKAYDHEAIDASARKIVETVTRTGARVVGPVPLPTEKNVYCVIRSPHKYKDSREHFEMRTHKRLIDILDPTPKTVDALMRIDLPASVDVNIQ, from the coding sequence GTGGCGGGACAGAAGATCCGCATCAGGCTCAAGGCCTATGACCACGAAGCGATCGACGCCTCAGCGCGCAAGATCGTGGAGACGGTGACCCGGACCGGTGCACGTGTAGTCGGCCCCGTGCCGCTGCCGACCGAGAAGAACGTGTACTGCGTCATCCGCTCGCCGCACAAGTACAAGGACTCGCGCGAGCACTTCGAGATGCGGACGCACAAGCGTCTGATCGACATCCTCGATCCGACCCCGAAGACGGTGGACGCGCTGATGCGCATCGATCTGCCGGCCTCGGTCGACGTCAACATCCAGTAG
- the rplC gene encoding 50S ribosomal protein L3 has protein sequence MANTIKGILGHKLGMTQVFDEANRVVPVTVIAAGPVVVTAVRTPEADGYSGVQLAFGAVDPRKVTKPVTGHFTKAGVTPRKHIAELRTEDVSGYELGQELTAEQVFEAGILVDVTGTSKGKGTAGVMKRHGFKGLSSSHGVHRKHRGPGSIGGCSTPGRVFKGMRMAGRMGHEKVTIQSLTIHAIDADKGLILIKGAIPGPKGGVVFVKSAVKHLGTVAVKGASK, from the coding sequence ATGGCTAACACGATCAAGGGAATTCTGGGCCACAAGCTCGGCATGACCCAGGTCTTCGACGAGGCGAACCGGGTTGTCCCGGTCACCGTCATCGCCGCCGGCCCGGTCGTCGTCACTGCGGTCCGCACTCCCGAAGCCGATGGCTACTCGGGCGTTCAGCTGGCTTTCGGTGCCGTCGACCCCCGCAAGGTGACCAAGCCGGTCACCGGGCACTTCACCAAGGCAGGTGTCACGCCGCGCAAGCACATCGCCGAGCTGCGGACCGAGGACGTCTCCGGCTACGAACTGGGCCAGGAACTGACCGCGGAGCAGGTCTTCGAGGCCGGCATCCTGGTCGACGTCACGGGCACCTCCAAGGGCAAGGGCACCGCCGGCGTCATGAAGCGCCACGGCTTCAAGGGCCTGAGCTCTTCGCACGGTGTGCACCGCAAGCACCGTGGACCCGGTTCCATCGGTGGCTGCTCCACCCCCGGCCGTGTCTTCAAGGGCATGCGCATGGCGGGTCGGATGGGACACGAGAAGGTCACCATCCAGAGCCTGACGATCCACGCGATCGACGCCGACAAGGGCCTCATCCTGATCAAGGGCGCGATCCCTGGTCCCAAGGGTGGCGTCGTCTTCGTCAAGTCCGCGGTCAAGCACCTCGGCACCGTTGCTGTGAAGGGGGCGTCCAAGTGA
- the rplD gene encoding 50S ribosomal protein L4 gives MTTVVITTPAGEKGDSIVLPDAVFGVQSNIALMHQVVVAQLAAARQGTHSTKTRGEVSGGGKKPYRQKGTGRARQGSTRSPQFVGGGISHGPVPHLYLQRTPKKMKAAALRGALSDRARGGNIHVLSSLVEGDKPSTKVAISALAQVSTAKNVLVVISREDENGWKSLRNADNVHLIASDQLNTYDVLKSDDVVFTEQSLNDFLTFARASAAVVETEIEEPVAEKAPTKKVSAAKKAAATEEAEAVESGTKEESK, from the coding sequence GTGACCACCGTCGTCATCACCACCCCGGCCGGCGAGAAGGGCGATTCCATCGTCCTGCCCGACGCCGTCTTCGGTGTTCAGTCCAACATCGCCCTGATGCACCAGGTCGTCGTCGCTCAGCTGGCTGCCGCTCGTCAGGGCACCCACAGCACGAAGACCCGCGGTGAGGTCTCCGGTGGCGGCAAGAAGCCGTACCGCCAGAAGGGAACCGGCCGCGCCCGCCAGGGCTCGACCCGTTCGCCGCAGTTCGTCGGTGGCGGTATCTCCCACGGGCCGGTCCCGCATCTGTACCTGCAGCGCACCCCCAAGAAGATGAAGGCCGCCGCTCTGCGTGGCGCTCTGTCCGATCGGGCCCGCGGCGGGAACATCCACGTGCTGTCCTCCCTGGTCGAGGGCGACAAGCCGTCGACCAAGGTGGCCATCAGCGCGCTGGCCCAGGTCTCCACGGCCAAGAACGTCCTCGTCGTCATCTCCCGCGAGGACGAGAACGGCTGGAAGAGCCTGCGCAACGCCGACAACGTGCACCTGATCGCCTCTGATCAGCTGAACACCTACGACGTGCTCAAGAGCGACGACGTGGTCTTCACCGAGCAGTCGCTGAACGACTTCCTCACCTTCGCCCGGGCTTCCGCTGCCGTGGTCGAGACCGAGATCGAAGAGCCGGTCGCCGAGAAGGCGCCCACGAAGAAGGTCTCCGCAGCCAAGAAGGCCGCCGCGACCGAAGAAGCAGAGGCCGTTGAATCCGGCACGAAGGAGGAGTCCAAGTGA
- the rplW gene encoding 50S ribosomal protein L23, translated as MISDPRDIILAPVVSEKSYGLLETGRYTFLVHPDANKTQVKIAIEKIFDVKVTSVNTINRQGKRKRTRAGFGQRKSTKRAIVTLSEDSKAIEIFTGA; from the coding sequence GTGATCTCCGATCCGCGCGACATCATCCTCGCGCCGGTTGTCTCCGAGAAGAGCTACGGCTTGCTCGAGACCGGCCGGTACACCTTCCTGGTGCACCCGGATGCGAACAAGACCCAGGTCAAGATTGCCATCGAGAAGATCTTCGATGTCAAAGTGACCTCGGTGAACACGATCAACCGGCAGGGCAAGCGCAAGCGCACCCGGGCCGGCTTCGGCCAGCGCAAATCCACCAAGCGCGCGATCGTCACGCTGTCGGAAGACAGCAAGGCGATCGAGATCTTCACCGGCGCCTGA
- the rplB gene encoding 50S ribosomal protein L2 gives MGIRKYKPTTPGRRGSSVADFAELTRTTPEKSLIAPLHSKGGRNVHGRVTTRHQGGGHKRAYRIIDFRRSDKDGVPAKVAHIEYDPNRTARIALLHYADGEKRYIVAPNRLSQGDTVETGASADIKPGNNLPLRNIPVGTVIHGIELRPGGGAKIARSAGTKVQLVAKDGPYAQLRMPSGEIRNVDARCRASIGEVGNAEQANINWGKAGRMRWKGKRPSVRGVAMNPVDHPHGGGEGKTSGGRHPVNPAGKPEGRTRRPNKASDKLIVRRRRKGGKKR, from the coding sequence ATGGGTATCCGTAAATACAAGCCGACCACTCCCGGTCGTCGTGGCTCGTCGGTGGCAGATTTTGCCGAACTGACCCGCACCACGCCGGAGAAGTCGCTCATCGCGCCGCTGCACTCCAAGGGCGGACGCAACGTCCACGGTCGGGTCACCACCCGCCACCAGGGCGGAGGGCACAAGCGTGCCTACCGCATCATCGACTTCCGTCGGTCCGACAAGGACGGCGTGCCGGCCAAGGTTGCTCACATCGAGTACGACCCCAACCGCACCGCCCGCATCGCGTTGCTGCACTACGCCGATGGCGAGAAGCGCTACATCGTTGCCCCGAACCGGCTCAGCCAGGGTGACACGGTAGAGACCGGCGCCAGCGCCGACATCAAGCCCGGCAACAACCTGCCGCTGCGCAACATCCCGGTCGGCACCGTGATCCACGGCATCGAGCTCCGCCCCGGTGGCGGCGCGAAGATCGCCCGGTCGGCCGGCACGAAGGTGCAGCTCGTCGCCAAGGACGGCCCCTACGCGCAGTTGCGTATGCCGTCCGGTGAGATCCGCAACGTGGATGCGCGCTGCCGCGCGTCCATCGGCGAGGTGGGTAACGCCGAGCAGGCGAACATCAACTGGGGCAAGGCCGGCCGTATGCGCTGGAAGGGCAAGCGCCCCTCCGTCCGTGGTGTCGCCATGAACCCGGTCGACCACCCGCATGGTGGCGGTGAGGGCAAGACGTCCGGTGGTCGCCACCCGGTCAACCCGGCCGGCAAGCCCGAGGGCCGGACGCGTCGCCCGAACAAGGCCAGCGACAAGCTGATCGTTCGTCGTCGTCGCAAGGGCGGCAAGAAGCGTTGA
- the rpsS gene encoding 30S ribosomal protein S19 — MPRSLKKGPFIDDHLLKKVDVANDKGSKAVIKTWSRRSTIIPDMLGHTIAVHDGRKHVPVFVTESMVGHKLGEFAPTRTFKGHIKDDRRARRG, encoded by the coding sequence ATGCCACGCAGTCTCAAAAAGGGCCCGTTCATCGACGACCACCTGCTCAAGAAGGTGGACGTTGCCAACGACAAGGGCTCGAAGGCCGTCATCAAGACCTGGTCGCGTCGGTCGACGATCATCCCCGACATGCTCGGGCACACGATCGCCGTCCACGACGGCCGCAAGCACGTCCCGGTGTTCGTCACCGAGTCGATGGTCGGCCACAAGCTTGGTGAGTTCGCTCCGACGCGGACCTTCAAGGGCCACATCAAGGACGACCGTCGCGCACGGCGCGGCTGA
- the rplV gene encoding 50S ribosomal protein L22, with the protein MSAKKDVQVVEAPRTRAQLKHLRMTPMKARRIVNLIRGTDVAAAASILKFSPQAAAEPVAKLLASAIANAENNQGLQADTLFVDTVYVDEGPTLKRFQPRAQGRAFRIRKRTCHITIELVSLSAAGTTEGRRGARGNQSAKGGTR; encoded by the coding sequence ATGAGTGCAAAGAAAGATGTTCAGGTGGTTGAGGCCCCGCGCACGCGGGCCCAGCTCAAGCACCTGCGCATGACGCCGATGAAGGCGCGCCGCATCGTCAACCTGATCCGCGGTACGGATGTGGCCGCCGCCGCCTCCATTCTGAAGTTCTCCCCGCAGGCCGCCGCTGAGCCGGTTGCCAAGCTGTTGGCCTCGGCCATCGCGAACGCGGAGAACAACCAGGGTCTGCAGGCCGACACGCTCTTCGTCGACACCGTCTACGTGGACGAGGGCCCGACGCTGAAGCGCTTCCAGCCGCGGGCCCAGGGTCGCGCCTTCCGCATCCGGAAGCGCACCTGCCACATCACCATCGAACTGGTCTCGCTGTCCGCGGCGGGAACCACTGAGGGTCGTCGCGGTGCTCGCGGCAACCAGAGCGCGAAGGGAGGGACCCGCTAG
- the rpsC gene encoding 30S ribosomal protein S3, with protein MGQKVNPHGFRLGITTDWTSRWYADKSYADYVAEDVAIRKLMSKGMERAGIAKVEIERTRDRVRVDIHTARPGIVIGRRGAEADRIRGQLEKLTGKQVQLNILEVRNPESDAQLVAQGVAEQLSNRVSFRRAMRKSMQSAQRSGAVKGIRIQCSGRLGGAEMSRSEFYREGRVPLHTLRADIDYGFFEAKTTFGRIGVKVWIYKGDKTGSLAEQKAAEAAAAQRSAGGRPASAERSDRPARRRSGASGTTPTSTDAGRAAVDDAPVVTDEAAPASAPTQES; from the coding sequence GTGGGTCAGAAAGTCAACCCGCATGGGTTCCGGCTCGGTATCACCACCGACTGGACCTCGCGCTGGTACGCCGACAAGTCCTACGCCGATTACGTGGCCGAGGACGTTGCCATCCGCAAGCTCATGTCCAAGGGCATGGAGCGGGCCGGCATCGCCAAGGTCGAGATCGAGCGCACCCGTGACCGGGTCCGCGTCGACATCCACACCGCCCGACCGGGCATCGTCATCGGTCGTCGTGGCGCGGAAGCCGATCGCATCCGTGGCCAGCTCGAGAAGTTGACCGGCAAGCAGGTGCAGCTGAACATCCTCGAGGTCCGCAACCCCGAGTCGGACGCGCAGCTGGTTGCCCAGGGCGTCGCCGAGCAGCTGTCCAACCGCGTGTCCTTCCGTCGGGCCATGCGCAAGTCGATGCAGTCGGCTCAGCGCAGCGGTGCCGTCAAGGGCATCCGGATCCAGTGCTCCGGTCGTCTCGGTGGCGCGGAAATGTCCCGCTCGGAGTTCTACCGTGAGGGTCGCGTTCCGCTGCACACCCTGCGCGCCGACATCGACTACGGCTTCTTCGAGGCCAAGACGACGTTCGGTCGCATCGGCGTGAAGGTCTGGATCTACAAGGGCGACAAGACCGGTTCCCTGGCCGAGCAGAAGGCGGCGGAAGCCGCAGCTGCTCAGCGCAGTGCCGGTGGCCGTCCGGCTTCCGCCGAGCGCTCCGATCGTCCGGCTCGCCGCCGCTCGGGTGCCAGTGGAACCACGCCGACCTCGACCGACGCCGGCCGCGCAGCGGTCGACGACGCTCCGGTTGTCACTGACGAAGCGGCCCCCGCGTCCGCACCGACACAGGAGAGCTGA
- the rplP gene encoding 50S ribosomal protein L16, with translation MLIPRRVKHRKQHRPHRTGMATGGTAVTFGDYGIQALEPAYVTNRQIESARIAINRHIKRGGRVWINIYPDRPLTKKPAETRMGSGKGSPEWWVANVKPGRVLFEMSYPTEAIAREALRRAIHKLPMKCRIITREGGES, from the coding sequence ATGCTCATCCCCCGCAGGGTCAAGCACCGGAAGCAGCACCGTCCGCACCGGACGGGCATGGCCACCGGTGGCACCGCAGTAACGTTCGGCGACTACGGCATCCAGGCGCTGGAGCCGGCGTACGTCACCAACCGGCAGATCGAGTCCGCTCGTATCGCCATCAACCGCCACATCAAGCGTGGTGGCCGGGTCTGGATCAACATCTACCCCGACCGTCCGCTGACCAAGAAGCCGGCCGAGACCCGCATGGGTTCCGGTAAGGGTTCGCCGGAGTGGTGGGTGGCCAACGTCAAGCCGGGTCGCGTTCTCTTCGAGATGAGCTACCCGACCGAAGCAATCGCTCGCGAGGCCCTTCGTCGCGCGATCCACAAGCTGCCGATGAAGTGCCGCATCATCACCCGGGAAGGTGGGGAATCCTGA
- the rpmC gene encoding 50S ribosomal protein L29, with translation MATANDMRELGAEELVLRLREAKEELFNLRFQMATGQMDNNRRLRTVRHDIARIYTVMRERELGLSTGPDGSTDTEEGAA, from the coding sequence ATGGCTACCGCTAACGACATGCGCGAACTCGGTGCCGAGGAACTGGTCCTCCGCCTTCGCGAGGCCAAGGAGGAGCTGTTCAACCTCCGCTTCCAGATGGCCACCGGCCAGATGGACAATAACCGCCGGCTCCGTACGGTCCGGCACGACATCGCTCGCATCTACACCGTCATGCGCGAGCGTGAGCTGGGTCTGTCCACCGGACCTGATGGTTCGACGGATACGGAAGAGGGTGCAGCATGA
- the rpsQ gene encoding 30S ribosomal protein S17, translating to MSEQENVTAAEAAAARGDRKVREGLVVSDKMEKTIVVELEDRVKHPRYSKVIRRTSKVKAHDEAGVAGIGDRVLLAETRPMSATKRWRLVEVLEKAK from the coding sequence ATGAGTGAGCAAGAGAACGTGACGGCCGCCGAGGCCGCTGCGGCTCGGGGCGATCGCAAGGTCCGTGAGGGCCTGGTCGTCTCCGACAAGATGGAGAAGACGATCGTGGTCGAGCTCGAGGACCGGGTCAAGCACCCGCGTTACTCGAAGGTCATCCGCCGCACCTCCAAGGTCAAGGCACACGACGAGGCCGGCGTCGCCGGCATCGGCGACCGTGTCCTGCTGGCCGAGACGCGTCCGATGAGCGCCACCAAGCGCTGGCGTCTGGTCGAGGTCCTCGAGAAGGCCAAGTAG
- the rplN gene encoding 50S ribosomal protein L14, protein MIQQESRLRVADNTGAKEILCIRVLGGSGRRYAGIGDIIVATVKDAIPGAGVKKGDVVKAVIVRTVKERRRADGSYIKFDENAAVLLKGDGDPRGTRIFGPVGRELRDKKYMKIISLAPEVL, encoded by the coding sequence GTGATTCAGCAGGAGTCCAGGCTCCGCGTCGCCGATAACACCGGCGCCAAGGAAATCCTGTGCATCCGCGTCCTCGGTGGCTCCGGCCGTCGGTACGCGGGGATCGGCGACATCATCGTCGCCACGGTCAAGGATGCTATTCCGGGTGCCGGTGTGAAGAAGGGTGACGTCGTCAAAGCCGTCATCGTGCGCACCGTCAAGGAGCGCCGTCGTGCGGACGGGTCCTACATCAAGTTCGACGAGAACGCAGCCGTCCTGCTCAAGGGCGACGGCGACCCGCGCGGCACTCGCATCTTCGGGCCGGTTGGCCGCGAGCTGCGCGACAAGAAGTACATGAAGATCATCTCGCTGGCTCCGGAGGTGCTGTAA
- the rplX gene encoding 50S ribosomal protein L24 gives MGLKVKKGDTVLVIAGKDKGAKGKVIQAYPERNRVLVEGVNRIKKHTKVSTTQRGAKSGGIVTQEAAIHISNVMVVDGDNKPTKVGKRVDDEGRNVRVSRRSGKDL, from the coding sequence ATGGGTCTCAAGGTGAAGAAGGGCGACACCGTTCTGGTGATCGCGGGCAAGGACAAGGGCGCCAAGGGCAAGGTCATCCAGGCCTACCCGGAGCGGAACCGTGTCCTGGTCGAAGGCGTGAACCGGATCAAGAAGCACACCAAGGTCTCCACCACCCAGCGTGGTGCGAAGTCCGGCGGCATCGTGACCCAGGAAGCCGCCATCCACATCTCCAACGTGATGGTCGTCGACGGCGACAACAAGCCGACCAAGGTCGGCAAGCGCGTTGACGACGAGGGACGCAACGTCCGCGTCTCGCGTCGCAGCGGGAAGGACCTGTAA
- the rplE gene encoding 50S ribosomal protein L5, which translates to MTTTESAAKVSPRLKTRYAAEIKSALNEQFSYANVMQIPGVVKVVVNMGVGEAARDAKLIEGAVRDLALITGQKPEVKKARKSIAQFKLREGMPIGAKVTLRNDRMWEFLDRLVTIALPRIRDFRGLSPKQFDGNGNYTFGLNEQSMFHEIDIDRIDRPRGMDITVVTTATTDDEGRALLKLLGFPFKEI; encoded by the coding sequence ATGACGACAACCGAATCAGCCGCGAAGGTCTCGCCGAGACTGAAGACCCGCTACGCAGCGGAGATCAAGTCGGCGCTGAACGAGCAGTTCTCCTACGCCAACGTCATGCAGATCCCCGGCGTCGTCAAGGTCGTCGTGAACATGGGTGTCGGTGAGGCCGCGCGTGACGCGAAGCTCATCGAAGGCGCCGTTCGCGACCTGGCCCTGATCACGGGCCAGAAGCCCGAGGTCAAGAAGGCCCGCAAGTCCATCGCCCAGTTCAAGCTGCGCGAAGGCATGCCGATCGGTGCGAAGGTCACCCTGCGCAACGACCGCATGTGGGAGTTCCTGGATCGCCTGGTGACCATCGCGTTGCCGCGTATCCGTGACTTCCGTGGCCTGTCGCCGAAGCAGTTCGACGGCAACGGCAACTACACGTTCGGCCTGAACGAGCAGTCGATGTTCCACGAGATCGACATCGATCGGATCGATCGCCCCCGCGGTATGGACATCACTGTCGTCACCACGGCCACCACCGATGACGAAGGCCGGGCGCTGCTCAAGCTCCTGGGCTTCCCGTTCAAGGAGATCTGA
- a CDS encoding type Z 30S ribosomal protein S14, translated as MAKTALIMKSKRKPKFAVRGYTRCNKCGRPHSVYKKFGLCRICLREMAHAGELPGITKSSW; from the coding sequence ATGGCGAAGACCGCTCTGATCATGAAGTCCAAGCGCAAGCCGAAGTTCGCGGTCCGTGGATACACGCGCTGCAACAAGTGCGGCCGCCCGCACTCGGTCTACAAGAAGTTCGGCCTGTGCCGCATCTGCCTCCGCGAGATGGCGCACGCCGGCGAACTGCCGGGCATCACCAAGTCCTCCTGGTAG
- the rpsH gene encoding 30S ribosomal protein S8, whose product MVMTDPVADFLTRIRNANSAYHDEVVMPFSKLKGNIADILVKEGYIGSWTTKDATVGKSLVVTLKYGPNRERSIAGVRRISKPGLRIYARSTELPKVLGGLGVAIISTSTGLLTDRQAAKKKVGGEVLAYVW is encoded by the coding sequence ATGGTTATGACTGACCCGGTCGCGGATTTCCTGACCCGGATCCGCAACGCCAACTCGGCCTACCACGACGAGGTCGTGATGCCCTTTTCGAAGCTGAAGGGGAACATCGCCGACATCCTCGTCAAGGAGGGCTACATCGGCTCCTGGACCACCAAGGACGCCACCGTCGGCAAGTCGCTGGTCGTCACGCTCAAGTACGGCCCCAACCGTGAGCGTTCGATCGCCGGCGTCCGCCGGATCTCCAAGCCCGGCCTGCGCATCTACGCGCGTTCGACCGAGCTGCCGAAGGTCCTCGGAGGCCTCGGTGTCGCCATCATCTCGACCTCGACCGGTCTGCTGACCGATCGTCAGGCCGCCAAGAAGAAGGTGGGCGGGGAAGTCCTCGCCTACGTCTGGTAA
- the rplF gene encoding 50S ribosomal protein L6 yields the protein MSRIGRLPIPVPAGVDVTIDGRTVTVKGPKGTLSHSVVEPIAISKEEDGTLAVTRPDDQRDSKSRHGLTRTLVNNMVIGVTAGYSKPMEIVGVGYRVAAEGRDLVFALGYSHPVPVKAPEGISFTVESPIKFKVEGIDKQLVGEVAANIRKLRKPDPYKGKGVRYAGEVVRRKVGKTGK from the coding sequence ATGTCGCGAATCGGAAGACTGCCGATCCCAGTTCCTGCTGGGGTCGACGTGACGATTGACGGTCGCACCGTGACGGTCAAGGGGCCCAAGGGCACCCTGTCCCACTCGGTGGTCGAACCAATCGCCATCTCCAAGGAAGAGGACGGCACTCTGGCCGTCACTCGTCCGGACGACCAGCGGGACTCCAAGTCCCGTCACGGCCTGACCCGGACCCTGGTCAACAACATGGTGATCGGCGTGACCGCCGGTTACTCCAAGCCGATGGAGATCGTCGGCGTCGGTTACCGCGTCGCCGCCGAAGGCAGGGACCTGGTGTTCGCACTCGGTTACTCCCACCCGGTGCCGGTCAAGGCGCCGGAGGGCATCTCCTTCACCGTCGAGTCCCCGATCAAGTTCAAGGTCGAGGGCATCGACAAGCAGTTGGTCGGCGAGGTCGCCGCCAACATCCGCAAGTTGCGCAAGCCTGACCCGTACAAGGGCAAGGGCGTGCGGTACGCCGGCGAGGTCGTGCGGCGCAAGGTCGGAAAGACGGGTAAGTGA
- the rplR gene encoding 50S ribosomal protein L18 has protein sequence MAANVSQKRAEARTRRHFRLRKKVTGTAARPRLVVTRSARHIAVQVVDDTIGQTVASASTLEVDLRAAEGDKSAKAKKVGELVAERAKAAGVTAVVFDRGGDKYHGRIAALADGARGAGLEF, from the coding sequence ATGGCAGCCAACGTTTCACAGAAGCGCGCCGAGGCGCGCACGAGGCGGCACTTCCGTCTGCGCAAGAAGGTCACCGGCACGGCAGCGCGTCCGCGCCTGGTCGTCACGCGGTCCGCGCGGCACATTGCCGTGCAGGTCGTCGACGACACCATCGGCCAGACCGTGGCTTCGGCCTCGACCCTCGAGGTGGACCTGCGTGCCGCCGAGGGCGACAAGAGCGCCAAGGCCAAGAAGGTCGGCGAGCTGGTGGCCGAGCGGGCCAAGGCAGCCGGCGTCACCGCCGTTGTCTTCGACCGCGGCGGCGACAAGTACCACGGCCGCATTGCGGCTCTGGCCGACGGCGCCCGTGGCGCCGGGCTGGAGTTCTGA
- the rpsE gene encoding 30S ribosomal protein S5 has product MPGQARQGGGGFGGGAGGQRDGGQGGDRRGGRDRRDGGRRDAPVEKNPLLERIVVTNRVAKVVKGGRRFSFTALVVVGDGDGTVGVGYGKAKEIPAAIAKGVEEAKKNQFKVPRIAATIPHPIQGEAAAGVVLLRPASPGTGVIAGGPVRAVLECAGIHDVLSKSLGSDNPINIVHATIAALKGLQRPEEIAARRGLPIEDVAPAAMLRARAGQGV; this is encoded by the coding sequence ATGCCCGGACAAGCTAGGCAGGGCGGTGGCGGCTTCGGCGGCGGCGCCGGTGGCCAGCGTGACGGCGGACAGGGCGGGGACCGCCGCGGCGGCCGCGACCGTCGTGACGGCGGACGCCGTGACGCACCCGTCGAGAAGAACCCGCTGTTGGAGCGCATCGTCGTCACCAACCGCGTGGCCAAGGTCGTCAAGGGTGGACGTCGTTTCTCCTTCACGGCTCTGGTTGTCGTCGGCGACGGCGACGGCACGGTAGGCGTCGGCTACGGCAAGGCCAAGGAAATCCCGGCCGCCATCGCCAAGGGCGTGGAAGAGGCGAAGAAGAACCAGTTCAAGGTTCCGCGTATCGCCGCGACCATCCCGCACCCGATCCAGGGTGAAGCGGCCGCCGGCGTCGTGCTGCTCCGTCCGGCCAGCCCGGGTACCGGTGTCATCGCCGGTGGTCCGGTGCGTGCCGTGCTGGAGTGCGCCGGAATCCACGACGTGCTGTCCAAGTCGCTCGGCTCGGACAACCCGATCAACATCGTCCACGCGACGATCGCAGCCCTCAAGGGTCTGCAGCGCCCCGAGGAGATCGCGGCCCGCCGTGGTCTGCCCATCGAGGACGTGGCTCCGGCCGCGATGCTGCGCGCCCGGGCTGGGCAAGGAGTCTGA
- the rpmD gene encoding 50S ribosomal protein L30 — protein MAQQLKITQVRSTIGNKPNARESVRSLGLKKIHQVVTVPDNAVNRGYLKSARHLLTVEYVKTEGTDEK, from the coding sequence ATGGCGCAGCAGCTGAAGATCACCCAGGTGCGCTCGACGATCGGCAACAAGCCGAACGCTCGCGAGTCGGTGCGCAGCCTGGGTCTGAAGAAGATCCACCAGGTGGTGACGGTTCCGGACAACGCCGTGAACCGGGGCTACCTCAAGTCGGCCCGTCACCTGTTGACGGTCGAGTACGTCAAGACCGAAGGGACTGACGAAAAGTGA
- the rplO gene encoding 50S ribosomal protein L15: MTIKVHHLRPAPGAKTAKTRVGRGDGSKGKTAGRGTKGTGARKNVPASMEGGNLPLHMRLPKLKGFKNRFRVEFQVVNVGQIATLFPEGGSVGIAELVEAGAVRAKALVKVLGDGDINGVKLNITANAFSGSAKEKVSAAGGTTTAV; encoded by the coding sequence GTGACGATCAAGGTCCACCACCTTCGTCCCGCCCCCGGAGCCAAGACCGCCAAGACTCGCGTCGGCCGTGGTGACGGATCCAAGGGCAAGACCGCCGGCCGCGGTACCAAGGGCACCGGCGCTCGCAAGAATGTCCCCGCCTCCATGGAGGGTGGCAACCTGCCCCTGCACATGCGGCTTCCGAAGCTCAAGGGCTTCAAGAACCGCTTCCGTGTGGAGTTCCAGGTCGTCAACGTCGGTCAGATCGCCACCCTGTTCCCCGAGGGTGGTTCCGTCGGCATCGCCGAACTGGTCGAGGCCGGCGCGGTCCGCGCCAAGGCACTGGTGAAGGTCCTCGGCGACGGCGACATCAACGGTGTCAAGCTGAACATCACGGCCAACGCCTTCTCCGGTTCGGCCAAGGAAAAGGTCAGCGCAGCCGGAGGCACCACCACCGCTGTCTGA